A genomic stretch from Sulfurihydrogenibium azorense Az-Fu1 includes:
- a CDS encoding sodium:calcium antiporter — protein sequence MIIDLLILAVGIVFVLAAAELFTNGIETLGHRLQVSKNFTGSVLAAVGTALPETLIPIIAIIFFAGNKGHDIGVGAILGAPFMLSTLAFPLIGLTVIVGYLLKKRSISLHAETTGLRRDLTFFLFAYSIALFVVPFESHFVRILTAVFLLVLYVVYVFQTLKGESEDMEATEHLFFAPKNPHPPMWVIVFQVVFSLVIMIAGAHLFVHGIEKISLAFGLDPLIFSLLIAPIATELPEKINSITWVWRGKDTLATGNVAGAMVFQSTIPVSFGIVFTDWNITGLALISGIFAIFSAFLVLTVSYINRKYFAYGFSSGIVFFIAYLYLVLNGVN from the coding sequence ATGATAATTGATTTACTTATTTTAGCTGTAGGGATAGTATTTGTCTTAGCAGCTGCAGAACTTTTTACCAACGGTATAGAAACACTTGGTCATAGGTTGCAAGTTTCAAAAAATTTTACAGGAAGTGTTTTGGCAGCTGTAGGAACGGCTCTTCCTGAAACACTTATACCAATTATTGCTATAATCTTTTTTGCGGGAAACAAGGGACATGATATAGGTGTAGGTGCAATTTTAGGAGCTCCCTTTATGCTTTCTACTTTAGCTTTTCCGTTGATAGGTTTAACCGTTATTGTTGGATACCTGTTAAAGAAAAGGAGTATATCTTTACATGCGGAAACTACAGGACTTAGAAGGGATTTAACATTTTTCTTGTTTGCATACTCTATAGCTTTATTCGTTGTTCCTTTTGAAAGTCATTTTGTAAGGATTTTAACTGCAGTATTTTTATTGGTTTTATATGTGGTTTACGTTTTCCAAACGTTAAAAGGTGAAAGTGAGGATATGGAAGCTACAGAGCATCTATTCTTTGCACCAAAAAATCCTCACCCTCCTATGTGGGTAATAGTATTTCAGGTTGTGTTTTCTTTAGTTATAATGATTGCTGGAGCTCATCTGTTTGTCCACGGGATAGAAAAGATTAGTTTGGCTTTTGGTTTAGACCCACTTATATTTTCTCTGTTAATAGCACCTATTGCTACAGAACTTCCAGAAAAGATAAACAGTATTACGTGGGTTTGGAGAGGAAAAGATACTTTGGCAACAGGTAACGTTGCAGGAGCTATGGTATTCCAAAGTACTATACCTGTTAGTTTTGGAATAGTGTTTACGGACTGGAATATAACAGGATTGGCACTAATATCTGGTATATTTGCTATATTTTCTGCATTTTTAGTTTTAACTGTATCTTACATTAATAGAAAGTACTTTGCTTACGGATTTTCCTCAGGGATTGTATTTTTTATAGCATACCTTTATTTAGTTTTAAATGGAGTAAATTAA